From the genome of Triticum aestivum cultivar Chinese Spring chromosome 3B, IWGSC CS RefSeq v2.1, whole genome shotgun sequence, one region includes:
- the LOC123064720 gene encoding germin-like protein 11-1, whose translation MKLFTVMFFYVLLLGIYTPPSLSDGPPLQDVCPMAPQGERKLFMNGFLCKHPSTILASDFKTLLLNHAGKLDNMVRSSTNIITAAEFPGLNTLGMSMARTDIDPYGLVLPHSHPRASEMMFVHDGSVLAGFFDTTGKLFQKRLCKGDVFIFPRGLVHFIMNYGFRLATTFSVLNSQNPGVVGITHAMFAPDSDVVEGLVARMMKFREMEISDNKTTDFPWTS comes from the coding sequence ATGAAGCTCTTCACTGTCATGTTTTTCTACGTCCTCCTCCTTGGCATCTATACACCACCAAGTCTATCAGACGGTCCACCACTTCAAGATGTGTGCCCTATGGCGCCTCAGGGTGAAAGGAAGCTGTTCATGAACGGTTTCCTCTGCAAGCACCCTAGCACCATTCTGGCTTCCGATTTCAAGACATTGCTTCTCAACCATGCCGGGAAACTAGACAACATGGTCCGGTCATCAACGAACATCATCACCGCTGCCGAGTTCCCTGGCCTCAACACCCTTGGCATGTCCATGGCACGGACCGACATCGACCCGTATGGGCTAGTGCTTCCCCACTCTCACCCAAGGGCGTCTGAGATGATGTTTGTCCATGATGGCAGTGTGCTGGCCGGTTTCTTTGACACAACCGGTAAGCTGTTTCAGAAGAGACTATGTAAGGGGGATGTGTTCATCTTTCCCCGTGGTttggttcatttcatcatgaactATGGTTTCCGTCTTGCAACGACGTTCTCGGTGCTTAACAGTCAGAACCCTGGTGTGGTTGGCATCACCCATGCAATGTTTGCGCCAGATTCAGATGTAGTTGAGGGGCTGGTGGCCAGAATGATGAAGTTCAGAGAGATGGAAATCTCTGACAACAAGACTACTGATTTTCCATGGACTTCCTGA